The DNA sequence GGAAGGGCAATCAAATTGTAACTTAATGCCCAAAAAAGATTCTGTTTGATTTTCTTTAAGGTCATTTGACTTAGGTTAATGGCGGTGATTAAGTCTGGTAATTTCCCTCTTGTTAAAACTATTCCTGCTGATTTTAAGGCAACTTCTGCTCCTTGTGCCATAGCGATCGCAATTTGGGCGGTACTCATAGCTGGAGCGTCATTGATACCATCTCCCACCATTGCGACTAATTGATGAGGGTTTTTTTGTTGAATTTGTTGAATTAAATCACATTTTCCTTGTGGGGTTAAATCACCATAGTATTGCTCAATTCCTACTTTTTCGGCAATATATTTCACTACATCAGGGCGATCGCCACTCATGATCATGACTTCTAAGCCCATATTTTGCAAATTTTTCACTGTTTCACGGGCAAAAGGTCGAATCGTATCCCCAAGGGCAATTACTCCAACAATATGACTATTTTGGGCTAAATAGACAACGGTTTTTCCTTGTGCTTCTAATGGCTTAATTTGTTCTGTGATTTCATTAGTAATACTAATTTGATGATCTTCTAACCATGACGGATTACCTAAGTAAAACCATGATAATTGTTCCTTGATTTCTATTACTCCTTTCACTCCTTTGCCTGAAACTGTTGTCAATTCATAGGTTTTAAGAGTTGTTAAAGACTGATTCTGAGCCTGTTTAATAATCCCTTGGGCGAGGGGATGATTGGAAACCATTTCTAAGCTAGAAGCAATTTGTAGTATTGATTGATGATTAAATTCTGGATGGAAGGAAAGAATAGTTGTAATAGAAGGGATACCCTCAGTTATTGTGCCTGTTTTATCAAAAACGATGGTTTTCAGGTTTTTAACTTGCTCTAATATATCTCCTCCTTTGATTAATAGTCCTTTTTCCGCTCCAATGGTTGTACCTACTAAAATAGCGGTGGGAGTGGCTAAACCTAACGCACAAGGACAAGCTATAACTAAAACATCAATAGCTAATTTCACACTCAAAATGGCTTTGCTTGTATCTAATTCTGTTAATAGATTTGCCCAAATTTCAGTTCCCCAAAAATACCAAAAACAAAAAGTTAAAGATGCGATCGCAATTATGCCATAGGCAAAGTAACCAGATACCACATCAGCTATTTTTTGAATAGGTGCTTTTCGGGTTTGAGCTTCTTCTACCGTCGCAATAATTTGCCCTAAAATAGTTTTACTACCCGTGTTAACTGCTTCGACAATAACCATATTTTCCTGATTAATAGTACCAGCAGACACCTTATCCCCTTCGCCCTTGGATACAGGAAAAGACTCCCCCGTCAGCAATGACTCATCAACAATGGTTTTTCCTTTTACAATCAGCCCATCAACGGGAAACTGCTCCCCTGATAGCACCCTAACCCACTCATTAGCCTTAACCCCTACTGCTGGAATTTTAACACCTTGGTCTTCCTCATAATTGTTTTTACCCACTAAACGGGCGAATTGCGGCTTTAAACCTAGTAAGGTTTCCAGAGAATCCATAGCTTTGTATCTCGCATTTGATTCTAATACCCTACCTAAGAAAATAAAACCTAATAACATAACAGGCTCATCAAAAAAACATTCCCAACCCAATTCAGAAAAAATTAAAGCAATACAACTGGTGAGATAAGCGGTAGTTGCACCAATACCCACCAAGCTATTCATATTCGGTTTACCATGCCATAAACCCTGCCAACCATTAAGTAAAATATCTCTGCCAGGTATCAACAAAGCAAGGGTTGCTAATGCCCAATGAAACCAAATGTTACTGAAAAAAGCCCCTGTATGAATGCCAAAATGATGTAAATGCCCAATAGTAGAGAAAAGAAGCAGTAAACCTGCACTAATTAATTCATAAATCCTTTTTTGCTGTTCTTGTTTTCGTTTTTCTTCTATTTTGTTTTTTTGTTCCTCTTCTATTCTTTCTCCCTGCCTAACCTGACTAGGAAAACCCAATGCGGTTAATTTTTCCGCCAAAGATTGAGGTTGAATTGAGCCTTTTTCATACTCGATCGAAGCTACTGCGGTAATTAAATTGACATTGGCACAAATAACCCCTTGATGTCGAATAATTTGTTTTTCTACTGCTTTGACACAGGCGGCACATTTCATGCCTTGAATATCGAGAATAAGAGTATCAATAGAATTAAGTTTAGATTCAAGAGAAATCATTATGAATTAAATAAGTTATGGGAAATTATTAAAATAAGTGTTTTTAGTGATCAACTAATATTGATTTTTTCAAATAGTTAACAAGACTTTGTTCTTGACCACACTTAAACTAATTATAAATTCTAAATTTCCACTAACTTTCTTGTTTTCCCCTGTAATAGAAAAGTTTATTTCTCTCCTAGAGGTAAAATGATATGAACCACTGTCTGGTTGTCAATAAAACTTTCAATTCTCATCGAACCCTGATAGATATTAATTAATTTTTTGACGATTGCTAATCCTAAACCGCAACCTTCTTGAGAGAAAAATTCTTGGTGAAACTGTCGAAATGAACCAATTTCGTCTAATTGTTCGGCAGTCATGCCCTTACCTTCATTAATTACGAATAGATGGTAAGAGTTATCATCACTAACTTTACTCAAAATTTTCACCTGTTGCCCTTGAAGAGAGAATTTAAAGCCATTATTGACTAATTCTTTAACTATTTTGTGTAAATCATTTTCAGAGGTGTTAATGGATGCTTCTTCTATCTCTAGGACTAAATCTGATGATCTGTTAAATGTTTGGGCTTCTATTTTGGCAATGCTTTCAATAATAGTTTTTGTGAAACAATTATATTTTTTTTGTCGGACTTGCTCTAACTTTTCTGGATTACTAGTAAGAAATTCTAAATAGGTATAAAGAACAAATTTTTCACTAATTTGATGTAATCTTTGAGAAGAATCTAAAAGAGTTTTTGCCATGTCTTTAATTTCTTCAATGCTCATAGATTCAGCGTATTCATTCAGCAGTGAAGCCGACACCATCATGCCATTTAAGGGAGTATAAAGTTCGTGGGGCAAGGCTTTTTGTATCCGACTACTTAATTCGTCCATTTTTTCCTGTGCCTGTTTTTTCATTTTTTGATGTTTTGCGAGGCGTGTACTTACTGCTGTTAACAATTCATCGGGGGTGAAAGGTTTGGTTAAATAATCGTCTGCACCTAATTCCATTCCTTTACGAAAATCGGGGCGATCGGATTTTGCTGTTAGAAAAATAAAAGGAATATTCTCGGTTTTACTATCTTTTTTTAATTCCGTAAGAACCTGATAACCGTCTAAATTAGGCATCATTACATCGCACAAAATTAAGTCTGGTATTTCCTCTTTCGCTAGTTCGACTCCTTCCGCTCCATCTTCTGCCGTAATTGTATAAAAGTCTGATAAGTCTAGGATTTGTTTAATATTTCTAGCGATGTTTATTTCATCTTCAATGACTAAAATTTTTTCCATGACTAATAATTTTCTGTATGATTTTTACTGATAATTTTATTGTTTAGATAGTTTTCTCAAAGATTTTATAAATCAGTATTTTTTATAGCACCTTTTATTTTTAGCTTTTATATTTTTTACTTTTTTGATAATTATCTAAACATTACTTTGCTTAACAATTTTATTATAAGTTATTTGTTAATGGTATCATTCTTTATCTTAAATTATCATATTTTTACAAAATTATTTTATCTTTAATTATCCTTTTATATTTAGGTGCTAATATTCATTTTCAGATTGACACTTATGGATAAATACCTTAATCTTTTATTTCAACCATTTTGCATACTTACGTATATACTATTAATTTTTTAATTGTTGATTTTAAAGAGTAAGTATAATATGAAATATTCTTTTTTTAAGTTTAAAATATTGCTGATATAATAGAGTAAATTTATAAAATTTTCTTAACTTTGTTAGAAATATATAAAGTGACAAGTAAAAATTATTGTGGTTATTTTTTATTAATATTTGAAGCATTCAACAGAAATATTTAGCGTCCCTAAAAGATTGATAGATTGACTGTTGCATCGTTTACGAATTGTCAAAGATGTGTGGCACTTTTTTTTCGAGCTTTATTTCAATAATTCAAGAAAAAGGATGTTTAATAATACTGAACAAAAATCTATCAAAAAAAACTCTTATGATATAAAAGATATGATCGACTATCAACCTTTAACTGTCTCTTCAGAAACAAAACTATCGGCAGTTATTGCTTTAATGAGTGAATATAATAATCATTGTTCTCTACCTTCTGCTCATGGAGATGAATGTCAAAGATTTTCTCGTGGTAGTTGTGTTTTAGTGGTTGAAAAAAATAAAGTTAAGGGGATAATTACGGAAAGGGATTTAGTTCGATTAACGGTACAAAAAATTAACTTTAATCTGGTTTGTGCAAAAGAGGTAATGACTACTCAGGTGATAACTTTATCTGAGGACTCATTTACTGATATATTTGTTGCCTTATCTATTCTACGTCAAAATAAAATTCGTCATTTACCGATACTGAATGAAAATAAAGAGTTAGTGGGGATTGTAAACTCAGAAACTCTACGGCAGAGTTTAACCCCCAATGACTTATTAAAGGTGAAGTTAGTTAAGGAAATAATGGTTTTCCCGGTGGTAACGGCTTTTTTAGATTCTTCGGTGGAAGAGTTGGCAACTTTAATGAACTTTCATCAAATAAGTTGTGTGATTATTGTTGGCAATCAAGGGGTTAATTTACCGATGATTCCTTTGGGAATTGTGACGGAAAGAGATATTTTGCAATATAAGGCTTTAGGGCTTAATTTGTCGGAAACAAAGGCGAAAAAGGTGATGAGTAGTCCTGTTTTTTCTATCAGCCCTTCTGCGTCTTTATGGGAGTTGCAAAAACAAATGGAAACGAAAAAGGTTCGTCATTTAGTTTGTTGTAATAAAAAGGGGGAGTTGGTGGGAGTTGTTACTCAAACTTCTTTGTTGCGTTCTCTTGATCCCATCGAGATGACTAATGTGATAGAATTACTACACGATCGCATCCATAAATTAGAAAATCAATTAAAAGTTTTTACCCAATTTGTGAATCATGAACAGAGTTTAGAAAAAATAAAGTCAGTAAATATACTGATGATAGAAGATAGTATTACCACCGTGGAAATACTTAAAAGACGTTTGGGTTTAGAATCAGACTATAAGTTTGATGTGATTCACTATTCCACTCTCAGAGAAGGAAGAGATGCGATCGCAGTTTATGGCAGAAATTATTTTAATTTGGTGATATTAGATTTGAATTTGCCAGACAGTCAAGGATTGAATACCCTAGAAACATTTAAACAGAACTTCCCAGAAATTGCCACTATTGTTCTAACGGCTGAATATCAAAAAAAAGTTGCTTTAAATGCTATTAAAAAAGGAGCTCAAGACTATCTAATAAAATCTATCTTTTTAGGACAAAAAAATATTGAGCAGGATTGCTTTATTTTACCACTTTTAACAGCGATCGAAAGACAAGAAAAAGAAAACAAAATTGAAAAACAAAATATTGAAATTTACCTTGCTAATGAAAAGCTAAAACATTCATTAAATGAAAATAAACAAATCAAAAAAACCTTAGAAGACTTTAATTTATTATTAGATAATAGAGTTAAACAGAGAACTTCAACTCTTAGAAAAATAGTTGATAAACTCAATCAAGAAATTAAAGAAAGAAAACAAATTGAAAAGAATTTAACTTTAAGTGAAAATAAACTAGATAGAATTATTAATGATGCTTCTGATGGTATTTTAATTGTTGATTCAAAAGGTACTATTGTTTTTGCTAATGCCGAAGCCACAAGAATTTTACAAAAAGCAGATGAAAATATTATTGGGAATCAATTTGATATTCCGATTATTGATAACCAGCCTTTAGATTTAACATTAGTAGATAAAAATGGACAGCAATTATTTGAAGAAGTTAGGGTATCCTCCACTGAATGGGAAGGAGATTCAGCTAATTTAGTTATTTTAAGAAATATTAATGAACGTATAGAGTACGAAAAAAATCTTGCTGAAAATGAAGAAAAATTCCGTCAATTAGCAGAGAATATAGAGGAAGTTTTTTATATTTTTGATATTCAAGAAAATCAGTTAATTTATCTAAGTTCTGTTTTTAAGAAAATTTGGGGTTTATCAGAACAGAAAGTATTAGAAAATCCAGCAATATGGTTAAAATCTATTCACCCTCTGGATTACAAAAATTTAACTAACCATTGGCTAACAAATCCTGAATTAATTTATGACTATTATCGAGAAAATACAGAAGTTGAATATAGAATTATTAGACCTGATAAACAAATTCGTTGGATTAATCAAAAAAGTTTTATTGTCAAAAATAAACAAGGTTCAATTTATCGTATCGTAGGCATTTTGACTGATATTACCGAACGTCGTCAAACTCAAGAATATTTGCAACAGCTAAACCGAGAATTAAAAGATAAAGTTGATTTACATACTAAGGAGCTACTTGATTTTAAATCAGCTTTGGATCAATCAGCAATTGTTACAATTTCTGACCCTGATGGAAATATTACCTATGTTAATGACCAATTTTGCCAAATTTCTGGTTATTCCCAAGAAGAATTATTAGGAGAAAATCATCGAATTGTAAACTCTCACTATCATCCTGATGAATTTTGGCAAGAGTTTTGGATGACTATTTCTCAAGGTAATATTTGGCGTGGAGAAGTAAAAAATATTAAGAAAAATGGTGATTATTTTTGGGTTGATATGGTTGTTGTTCCCTTTTTTGATCACTATCAAACTATTTCCCAATATATTGCTATTCGTTATGATATTACAGCACGAAAAGAAGCTCAAGAAATTATTGAACGCAATTTAGCTACTTTTGATGTTGCCGCCGATGGTTTGGCAATTTTGGAGGGCGATCGCTATATATATATGAATAGAGTACATTTAGAAATGTTTGGTTATTCTGGTATGGAAGATTTACCCGAAAATAATTGGCGTTGTCTTTATGAAACTGATCAAGTTAATCTTATTGAAACACAGATTTTCCCTCTATTAATGGTAAATAAAAAATGGACAGGAGAAGCGATCGCAAAAAGGAAAGACGGTACAACTTTTCCTGAAGAATTATCTTTAACTCTTACTGATAAAGGATACTTAATTTGTGTTTGCCGTGATATTACCCAAAGGAAAAAATCAGAAAAACAATTAAGGGAAGCATTAGCCAAAGCCGAAGAAGTCAACGAATTGAAATCTCGACTAATTACCCTTACTAGCCATGAATTTCGTACTCCCTTAACAGTTATAGCCTCTTCTGTGGGGATTTTAAAGAGTTTTGGACATAAACTTTCCCCTGAACAACAAGCAGAACACTTTAATACTATAGAAACTTATATTCAACATACCACTCAGTTACTCGACGATATATTATTAATTAATCGTTCAGAAGCAAAACAATTACACTATCAACCCCAACAAATAAATATTAGGGATTTTTGTCTAAATCTAGTCAATCATTTACAAAATACCTATGGTGAATATCAAATCATATTTGAAATAAATAACGAATCATCCCTCAAAGAAGAGCAATATAATAGACTTTTAGATCCTAAATTATTAACTCAAATTTTGACGAATCTTGTATCTAACAGTGTCAAATACTCTGCTGTTAATAGTCGTATCGATGTTTTACTAACTGTAGAGGCTAAAAATATCATCTTGCAGGTTAAAGATAGGGGTATTGGTATTTCTGTCAATGACCAAAAATACTTGTTTGATACTTTTTATCGTGGAGATAATGTGGGCAATATTCAAGGCACGGGATTAGGACTCCCTATTGTTAAGGAATGTGTTAACCTTTGCAAAGGTACTATTACTTTTACAAGTGTTATCAATCAGGGAACAACTTTTTCTATTAATATACCTTGTTAACTTGAGTTCGGGATAAATTTTCCTAAGTACAGGACAAAAATTTTAAACAGTCAATAAGTTGAAAACTACTATCCATTTTATCTCAAATACTCTTTACCTATTTTATTATTCATATTAATCTGCTAAACGGTCAAATCTACCTCAAGTAAATGGGTCTTATGATACCATGTCACAAATATTATATTTTTAAAATTATAAAAAAAGTCGATCAATGAGTAGTTTTTTGATCCGTCAATGGTTATCTTTGCTCCCGTTTAAACTTTTATCTTTATTTTTTGCTTCTTATTTTTCTATATTATTAATAGGGTTTTGGAATGCTCCCATTTTTTCTCAGGATGCACCAGAAATTAGAGCAGTTTGGCTAACTACCAGTGATACTGATACACTACTTGACCGTCCAAAAATGAAAGAGGCGATCGCATCTTTGGCTTCCCTTCATTTTAATACTATCTATCCTGTGGTGTGGAATTCGGGTTATGCCCTTTATCCGAGCAAAGTGGCACAAGAGGCAAAGATACAACCATTTGTACATAAAGGATTACAAGGACAAGAACCATTAGGGGAGTTGATAGAAGAAGCCCATAAACATAAGATGTTAGTTTTACCTTGGTTTGAGTTTGGTTTTATGGCACCTCCTTCTTCAGAATTAGCCTTAAAACATCCTAATTGGTTAACCAAAGCCCAAGATGGCACTCAAACAACCTATAGTGCCGCCGGGGAGGTTGTGTGGCTTAATCCCTTTCATCCAGAAGTACAAAAATTCATTACTGCTTTAGTTATGGAAGTGGTGAATAATTATGATATTGACGGTATTCAATTCGATGATCATTTGTGTTTACCTGTGCAGTTAGGTTATGATGCTTATACTGTAAATCTTTACAAGCAAGAGACGGGTTTAGAACCTCCTAAGAATTATAAAGACGCAGATTGGATGCGCTGGCGAGCTAATAAATTAACGGAATTTGTCGCACAACTTAACCAAACAATTAAAGCCCAAAACCCGAATAAAATTTTGTCTATTTCTCCAAATCCTTACCACACCGCTTATAATTCTTTTCTACAAGATTGGTTAGACTGGGTGAGAAAAAACTTAATTGATGAGTTAATTATTCAAGTATATCGCTCTGATTTTGCTGTTTTTCAAAAGGAAATTAGTCGTCCAGAAATCAAGGAAGCAAAAGAGAAAATCCCCGTTGGTATTGCTATTTTAACAGGATTACCTAACCGTATTACACCCATCGAGTTTGTCAGGGAAAAAGCCTTAGCCGTTCGACAGCAAAGACTGGGAATTGCTTTCTTTTTCTATGGTAGTATGTGGAATACAAGCCCAGAATTAAAGAGCGATCGCAAATCTAGTTTTCAATCTCTGTTTCCTTATCAATCCCGTCGCATTGTAACGGTAAATCCGAATACTCCTATTATTACTCCCACTAATTCTGTTACTCCTGTCACTTCTACTAAACCTGTTACTCCTATAACTCCTTCTAATCCCATTACACCCGTCACTTCTACCAATAATGTTGTTAATCCTACTAATAAGGTGACTCCAACTAATGTCCCTATTATTGATTCAAGTATTGATCCAACTAATGTAACCAGTGAACCAATTCCCATAGATGAATTTTTAGAGTTTTCCCCATAAAAAAGGTGGGCATTACCCACCCTATAATTAATTACACGTCTAACTCTGTCAGGTTTAATCTCGGTCCGTGTGTCTCAATGAACTCTCTGCGTGGTGCAACGCGATCGCCCATCAAAACAGTAAAGATGCGATCGGCTTCGGCTGCGTCTTCAATCTCAACTCGTTTCATCATACGGGTTTCAGGATTCATAGTAGTATCCCAAAGTTGTTCGGGCATCATCTCCCCTAAACCTTTAAACCGTTGGATATTATAGTTAGCATTGGCAGGAAGTTCAGCTATTTTCTGCTGTAATTCTCGATCGCTATAGCAATAGAAATGATTTTTACCCCTTTCCAATTTATAGAGAGGAGGACAAGCAATATAGATGTAGCCTTGCTCTACCAATTCCCGTTGATAACGATAGAAGAATGTTAACAAAAGAGTACGGATGTGTGCGCCATCTACATCAGCGTCCGTCATGATTACAATATGATGATAACGTAGTTGACTCGCATCAAATTCATCCCCTTTAATACCCAATCCTAAAGCGGTAATTAAGGATTGAATCTCGTTATTTTTGTAAATCTTCGCATCATCGGTTTTTTCGATATTCAGGATTTTACCCCTTAAAGGCAGTATAGCTTGGAAGCGGCGATCGCGCCCTTGTTTAGCACTATTATGAACGAAAATACCACTAGCGAGGGCGAAATTATGGGTATGAGGCACTTCTATATCATAAACATCAAAAGTTTCTGTAACCGATTCAATTTTGACAACCCGATGATTATAGTTAGCCACTGCTTCTAAAACTTCGCTTTGATTACCATTGAAGAAGCGATCACAAAATGTCTCAAATTTCAATAAAGACTTATCCTTCGTTTGTAAACGATACTGACGATAAGCATCCAAATCGACACAACCGCAATCAATTTCGATTTGTTTTAGTGCCGATAAAGTTTTATTGTAATAGGTTTTAGCTAAGGCTTGACGGCGTTTTTCTCGAAACTCAGGAGTCCATTGTTTACTTGTAGTTTCCCGTCTCCATGCTAATAATTCCTCATTTTTCCACTGTTTTTGTGCCACAATGGACAATTCTTGACGAGCGGAGGGATTATCACGATAATATTCTTTTACCCTGTCACTTTGAGCTTTACGATTAGATTCTTGACTCCAATACTCTTGTTGTGCCAAGTATAACTGTTCAGCATTTTGTTGACGATAATCCTCATTACTGTTGTAAAAATCTTGCCACTGAGTCATCATATAGGCTTTATACTCAGGATTCTCCCATTGTGCCTTAGCTTGAGAAGATAACATTTGACGAGTATCCTCTTGTTTCATTCTCTCACTCATCATCTGACGAAAATCATCAGTTTGTCTTATCTGAGAACATTTTTCTTTCACATCAGGACGATGTAGAGTATGCTCTAAATGATTACGATGTAAAGCTAAATGCTCTTCTGCATTTAAACGGATTAAATTAGTGGGATTATTATTTCTTTTGTTAAAATCTACATGATGACAATGTTCTCCATCACCTTTTTTGTACACACCCTGCCAACGATTGTACCAGTCAGCAACTAAATGAGTAAATAACCATGAATCAGAACGAGGATTCCACACCATTTCATAACCATCAATGGTAATACCCTTTTCTTTGGTAGAAGAAATTTTCCGATATAAAGGCATCAAAGAATCATCCGCAGTTAAAAATTGAGCCTGTTTATAGCTACCATCTCGTAACATAAAACGATGATCAGGAGTACAAATAATTTCCTCGCCATTGTCTAAAGTAACTTTGATAACTTGGGCATTATGTTTCGTTATACGGGGATGAATAATTTTTTCTACCCCTACAGTGCAATCATGACGGATAGTATAACAGAAATGCTCTTTTCCTTCTGCTTGTTCTTTCACTAACTCTTTAAAGGAGATATGCCTTCCGTCAACCAAAGCTATCCTTGTATCCCCATGAAAACATCCCCCTGCACTATCACCTTCCACGAGGAAAATCTCGGATTCTGCTGGATCACGGGAGCTACAATCTGCTAACTTACCCGGTAGGGGTGAAGACTCTAACACCGATTTACGTCTCACCAATTCCCTTGCACGTCTTGCGGCTTCGGCGGCTTTAAAGGCTTGAATCGCTTTTTCAATGATACTATCAGCAACATGAGGATTAAACTCTAAATACTCGTTTAAGGCTTCTCCCACCAAAGAATCGACAATACCCCTTACTTCTGAGTTGCCTAATTTTGTCTTGGTTTGCCCCTCAAATTCAGGATCGGGTACTTTCACAGAGATAACCGCCGTTAAACCTTCCCTGACGTTTTCTCCCCCTAAATTAGAATCATTTTCCTTGATTTTATTTCTTTTTCGTCCAATATTGTTTAAAGTACGAGTTAAAACAGTTTTTAAACCTTCTAAATGTGTACCGCCATCAATAGTA is a window from the Cyanobacterium sp. Dongsha4 genome containing:
- a CDS encoding heavy metal translocating P-type ATPase; the encoded protein is MISLESKLNSIDTLILDIQGMKCAACVKAVEKQIIRHQGVICANVNLITAVASIEYEKGSIQPQSLAEKLTALGFPSQVRQGERIEEEQKNKIEEKRKQEQQKRIYELISAGLLLLFSTIGHLHHFGIHTGAFFSNIWFHWALATLALLIPGRDILLNGWQGLWHGKPNMNSLVGIGATTAYLTSCIALIFSELGWECFFDEPVMLLGFIFLGRVLESNARYKAMDSLETLLGLKPQFARLVGKNNYEEDQGVKIPAVGVKANEWVRVLSGEQFPVDGLIVKGKTIVDESLLTGESFPVSKGEGDKVSAGTINQENMVIVEAVNTGSKTILGQIIATVEEAQTRKAPIQKIADVVSGYFAYGIIAIASLTFCFWYFWGTEIWANLLTELDTSKAILSVKLAIDVLVIACPCALGLATPTAILVGTTIGAEKGLLIKGGDILEQVKNLKTIVFDKTGTITEGIPSITTILSFHPEFNHQSILQIASSLEMVSNHPLAQGIIKQAQNQSLTTLKTYELTTVSGKGVKGVIEIKEQLSWFYLGNPSWLEDHQISITNEITEQIKPLEAQGKTVVYLAQNSHIVGVIALGDTIRPFARETVKNLQNMGLEVMIMSGDRPDVVKYIAEKVGIEQYYGDLTPQGKCDLIQQIQQKNPHQLVAMVGDGINDAPAMSTAQIAIAMAQGAEVALKSAGIVLTRGKLPDLITAINLSQMTLKKIKQNLFWALSYNLIALPIAVGCFLPYQHFWLNPSTAGAFMAFSSIFVVTNSLLLKYTR
- a CDS encoding hybrid sensor histidine kinase/response regulator, which encodes MEKILVIEDEINIARNIKQILDLSDFYTITAEDGAEGVELAKEEIPDLILCDVMMPNLDGYQVLTELKKDSKTENIPFIFLTAKSDRPDFRKGMELGADDYLTKPFTPDELLTAVSTRLAKHQKMKKQAQEKMDELSSRIQKALPHELYTPLNGMMVSASLLNEYAESMSIEEIKDMAKTLLDSSQRLHQISEKFVLYTYLEFLTSNPEKLEQVRQKKYNCFTKTIIESIAKIEAQTFNRSSDLVLEIEEASINTSENDLHKIVKELVNNGFKFSLQGQQVKILSKVSDDNSYHLFVINEGKGMTAEQLDEIGSFRQFHQEFFSQEGCGLGLAIVKKLINIYQGSMRIESFIDNQTVVHIILPLGEK
- a CDS encoding PAS domain S-box protein, with amino-acid sequence MFNNTEQKSIKKNSYDIKDMIDYQPLTVSSETKLSAVIALMSEYNNHCSLPSAHGDECQRFSRGSCVLVVEKNKVKGIITERDLVRLTVQKINFNLVCAKEVMTTQVITLSEDSFTDIFVALSILRQNKIRHLPILNENKELVGIVNSETLRQSLTPNDLLKVKLVKEIMVFPVVTAFLDSSVEELATLMNFHQISCVIIVGNQGVNLPMIPLGIVTERDILQYKALGLNLSETKAKKVMSSPVFSISPSASLWELQKQMETKKVRHLVCCNKKGELVGVVTQTSLLRSLDPIEMTNVIELLHDRIHKLENQLKVFTQFVNHEQSLEKIKSVNILMIEDSITTVEILKRRLGLESDYKFDVIHYSTLREGRDAIAVYGRNYFNLVILDLNLPDSQGLNTLETFKQNFPEIATIVLTAEYQKKVALNAIKKGAQDYLIKSIFLGQKNIEQDCFILPLLTAIERQEKENKIEKQNIEIYLANEKLKHSLNENKQIKKTLEDFNLLLDNRVKQRTSTLRKIVDKLNQEIKERKQIEKNLTLSENKLDRIINDASDGILIVDSKGTIVFANAEATRILQKADENIIGNQFDIPIIDNQPLDLTLVDKNGQQLFEEVRVSSTEWEGDSANLVILRNINERIEYEKNLAENEEKFRQLAENIEEVFYIFDIQENQLIYLSSVFKKIWGLSEQKVLENPAIWLKSIHPLDYKNLTNHWLTNPELIYDYYRENTEVEYRIIRPDKQIRWINQKSFIVKNKQGSIYRIVGILTDITERRQTQEYLQQLNRELKDKVDLHTKELLDFKSALDQSAIVTISDPDGNITYVNDQFCQISGYSQEELLGENHRIVNSHYHPDEFWQEFWMTISQGNIWRGEVKNIKKNGDYFWVDMVVVPFFDHYQTISQYIAIRYDITARKEAQEIIERNLATFDVAADGLAILEGDRYIYMNRVHLEMFGYSGMEDLPENNWRCLYETDQVNLIETQIFPLLMVNKKWTGEAIAKRKDGTTFPEELSLTLTDKGYLICVCRDITQRKKSEKQLREALAKAEEVNELKSRLITLTSHEFRTPLTVIASSVGILKSFGHKLSPEQQAEHFNTIETYIQHTTQLLDDILLINRSEAKQLHYQPQQINIRDFCLNLVNHLQNTYGEYQIIFEINNESSLKEEQYNRLLDPKLLTQILTNLVSNSVKYSAVNSRIDVLLTVEAKNIILQVKDRGIGISVNDQKYLFDTFYRGDNVGNIQGTGLGLPIVKECVNLCKGTITFTSVINQGTTFSINIPC
- a CDS encoding glycoside hydrolase family 10 protein, whose product is MSSFLIRQWLSLLPFKLLSLFFASYFSILLIGFWNAPIFSQDAPEIRAVWLTTSDTDTLLDRPKMKEAIASLASLHFNTIYPVVWNSGYALYPSKVAQEAKIQPFVHKGLQGQEPLGELIEEAHKHKMLVLPWFEFGFMAPPSSELALKHPNWLTKAQDGTQTTYSAAGEVVWLNPFHPEVQKFITALVMEVVNNYDIDGIQFDDHLCLPVQLGYDAYTVNLYKQETGLEPPKNYKDADWMRWRANKLTEFVAQLNQTIKAQNPNKILSISPNPYHTAYNSFLQDWLDWVRKNLIDELIIQVYRSDFAVFQKEISRPEIKEAKEKIPVGIAILTGLPNRITPIEFVREKALAVRQQRLGIAFFFYGSMWNTSPELKSDRKSSFQSLFPYQSRRIVTVNPNTPIITPTNSVTPVTSTKPVTPITPSNPITPVTSTNNVVNPTNKVTPTNVPIIDSSIDPTNVTSEPIPIDEFLEFSP